The following coding sequences lie in one Criblamydia sequanensis CRIB-18 genomic window:
- the sucC gene encoding ADP-forming succinate--CoA ligase subunit beta, with the protein MNVHEFQAKIILERFGVSVPRYRVVSSLEEAKNALDELELNESVIKVQIHAGGRGKAGGVKLCKTKDEALKAVQKMLGMRIINNQTGDAGIIANLLMISELTDIEKEYYAAVVIDRKKAVANLILSLEGGMDIEEVALKFPDKIKTFPIGLDGTLRNYQHVQIAKFMGWEGKAAKEGKKAIAGLAKAFVQSDASLFEINPLVKTKDNEIIALDAKLSVDDNALFRQSEIASFYDPTQDSASEARAKQFDLAYVALKGNIGCMVNGAGLAMATMDLIHLHGGKPANFLDVGGSASKEKVAEGFKIILADKDVKAILINIFGGIMNCETLALGVVMAVKEIGMSIPLVVRMEGTNVAKGKEVFAKSNLNITVAEDLSDAAEKAVALTKK; encoded by the coding sequence ATGAATGTTCACGAGTTCCAAGCAAAAATAATTTTAGAGCGGTTTGGGGTTTCTGTGCCTCGATATAGAGTGGTTTCTTCTCTTGAAGAAGCTAAAAATGCTCTTGATGAGCTTGAGTTAAATGAATCGGTCATTAAGGTTCAAATTCATGCCGGAGGAAGAGGAAAAGCCGGCGGCGTTAAGCTTTGCAAGACAAAAGATGAAGCCTTAAAGGCCGTTCAAAAGATGCTTGGAATGAGAATCATCAATAATCAAACGGGGGATGCCGGCATTATCGCTAATCTCCTTATGATTTCTGAGCTTACTGATATTGAAAAAGAATATTACGCAGCCGTTGTCATCGATCGAAAAAAAGCGGTCGCCAATTTGATACTTTCGCTTGAAGGCGGAATGGATATTGAAGAGGTCGCTTTAAAGTTTCCGGATAAAATTAAAACCTTTCCTATCGGTTTAGACGGCACTTTAAGAAATTACCAGCATGTCCAAATCGCAAAATTCATGGGATGGGAGGGGAAAGCTGCCAAAGAAGGAAAAAAAGCGATTGCGGGCTTGGCTAAAGCTTTTGTTCAATCGGATGCTTCCCTATTTGAAATCAACCCGCTTGTAAAAACAAAAGATAATGAAATTATAGCTTTAGATGCTAAGCTTTCTGTTGATGACAATGCTCTTTTTAGACAAAGCGAAATTGCCTCTTTTTATGACCCTACGCAAGATTCTGCAAGTGAAGCAAGAGCTAAGCAATTTGACTTAGCCTATGTCGCCTTAAAAGGCAATATCGGCTGCATGGTGAATGGGGCCGGACTTGCGATGGCTACCATGGATTTAATCCATCTGCATGGAGGGAAGCCGGCAAACTTTTTAGATGTTGGAGGAAGCGCTTCTAAAGAAAAAGTGGCAGAAGGTTTTAAAATCATTTTGGCTGATAAAGATGTGAAAGCCATTTTAATCAATATCTTTGGCGGGATTATGAACTGCGAGACCTTAGCTTTAGGTGTTGTTATGGCGGTTAAAGAAATTGGAATGTCGATTCCCTTAGTGGTTCGTATGGAAGGGACCAATGTGGCTAAAGGGAAAGAAGTCTTTGCAAAATCAAACTTAAATATCACGGTTGCTGAAGATTTATCTGACGCTGCTGAAAAAGCAGTAGCACTTACAAAAAAATAA
- the ftsY gene encoding signal recognition particle-docking protein FtsY, with protein sequence MVLNFIKSGYEKVKEALSKTSSFLGGRLKTLFGRGLDEDTLEEIERVLYEADLGVQTVQELVNSLGEYYKKNPGAKEEDYFNLIRKTLISIFQNDNSSLKEAESGPTVLLVVGVNGSGKTTLIAKLAQHLKNQNKNILIGAGDTFRAAAVDQLSHWAEKIGCDIVKASPFSDPAAVAFDSIDAAIARKKDLVFIDTAGRLQNKTHLMQELEKIEKTIRKKIPEAPHETLLVIDANTGQNGVEQAKLFLKYVKVSGLVLTKLDGSSKGGVVVSIRRNLNIPVKFIGVGEGVDDLKPFEPEEFIDSLLAK encoded by the coding sequence ATGGTACTAAATTTTATAAAGTCCGGTTACGAAAAAGTAAAAGAAGCTCTTTCAAAAACAAGCTCTTTTCTTGGCGGAAGGCTTAAGACGCTTTTTGGCAGAGGCCTAGATGAGGACACTCTTGAAGAAATTGAACGTGTTCTCTATGAAGCTGACCTCGGTGTCCAAACGGTTCAAGAATTGGTAAATTCTCTTGGCGAATACTATAAAAAAAATCCGGGGGCTAAAGAAGAAGACTATTTTAATCTCATCCGTAAAACACTAATTTCCATTTTTCAAAATGACAACAGCTCTCTAAAAGAGGCGGAAAGCGGCCCAACTGTTCTTCTTGTTGTGGGTGTAAATGGAAGCGGGAAAACCACTTTAATTGCAAAATTAGCCCAGCATTTGAAAAACCAGAACAAAAATATTCTTATCGGCGCAGGCGATACTTTTCGAGCGGCTGCGGTTGACCAACTCTCCCATTGGGCTGAAAAAATCGGTTGCGATATTGTAAAGGCCTCCCCTTTTAGCGATCCTGCGGCAGTAGCTTTTGACTCGATAGATGCAGCTATTGCAAGAAAAAAAGATCTTGTTTTTATAGATACGGCAGGAAGGTTGCAGAATAAAACCCACCTGATGCAAGAGCTTGAAAAAATTGAAAAAACGATCCGAAAAAAAATCCCTGAAGCACCCCATGAAACCCTTCTTGTCATTGACGCCAATACAGGACAAAACGGAGTTGAGCAAGCTAAGCTATTTTTAAAATATGTCAAAGTTTCAGGCCTTGTCTTAACCAAATTGGATGGTTCGAGTAAAGGCGGCGTCGTCGTCAGCATTAGACGCAATCTTAATATCCCCGTAAAGTTTATTGGAGTAGGTGAGGGTGTAGATGATTTGAAACCCTTTGAGCCAGAAGAATTTATAGATTCCCTCCTAGCAAAGTAA
- a CDS encoding amino acid permease yields the protein MTQTDRMLKGALLVAGTSIGGGMLALPVETFWGGFLPSIVIYFICWALMASTGLLILETSLWMHEESNLVSMAEKTTGSYGKIFAWVLYLFLFYMLTLAYVTGCGGLLRELFHNQISEKAAPWIFAGLFAPFIFSGPRVVSKLNVFLMAGLFIFYFAFVYFGISHIKIDLLKRIDISKSLIGLPVAFTAFAYQGIVPTLFGYLKHDAKATRKAILIGSSLPFFAYVLWQGLIMGIVPPFGEGSLSEAHQLGQNAVYPLKGYLQDPRIYVVGQFFSFFALITSFFGVTLGLLDFLADGLKVRKTPKGRFLLCLATLMPPLLITLYNPNLFLSSLSLAGGFGCALLLGLLPVVMVYKGRYEKKFEEKSYRFPGGKGVLIFIAAFILFEVLIEILILIGVYQPNFQ from the coding sequence ATGACACAAACAGACCGCATGTTAAAAGGGGCCCTTCTTGTAGCCGGCACCTCAATTGGCGGGGGGATGCTCGCTCTTCCTGTAGAAACTTTTTGGGGGGGCTTTCTCCCATCCATTGTTATTTATTTCATATGTTGGGCTCTTATGGCTTCAACCGGGCTTTTAATCTTAGAAACATCGCTTTGGATGCATGAAGAATCTAACTTAGTTAGCATGGCTGAAAAAACGACAGGGTCTTATGGAAAAATTTTTGCATGGGTTTTGTATCTTTTTCTTTTTTACATGCTGACCTTAGCTTATGTCACAGGATGCGGAGGCCTTTTAAGAGAGCTTTTTCACAATCAAATCTCTGAAAAAGCAGCCCCTTGGATATTTGCCGGGCTTTTTGCTCCTTTCATTTTTTCAGGGCCGAGAGTGGTCTCAAAACTAAACGTCTTTTTAATGGCGGGATTATTTATTTTCTATTTTGCCTTTGTCTATTTCGGGATAAGCCATATTAAAATCGATTTATTAAAGCGTATTGATATTTCAAAGAGTCTAATCGGTTTGCCTGTTGCTTTTACAGCTTTTGCGTATCAAGGTATCGTTCCGACTCTTTTTGGTTATTTAAAACATGATGCGAAAGCCACAAGAAAAGCCATTTTAATTGGCAGCTCGCTTCCTTTCTTTGCCTATGTCCTCTGGCAAGGTTTGATTATGGGGATTGTTCCACCTTTTGGAGAAGGAAGCTTAAGCGAGGCTCATCAACTAGGGCAAAATGCCGTTTACCCTCTAAAAGGGTACCTACAGGATCCAAGGATTTATGTCGTCGGTCAGTTTTTTTCTTTTTTTGCGCTGATCACCTCTTTTTTTGGAGTGACGCTTGGACTTTTGGATTTCTTAGCTGACGGCTTAAAAGTCAGGAAGACGCCTAAAGGCCGGTTCTTACTTTGTCTTGCGACTTTAATGCCTCCTTTGCTCATCACGCTTTATAACCCAAATCTATTCTTATCTTCATTAAGTCTAGCAGGCGGGTTTGGGTGCGCGCTTTTACTTGGATTGCTTCCTGTTGTAATGGTCTATAAGGGGCGTTATGAAAAAAAATTTGAAGAGAAAAGCTATCGATTTCCCGGAGGGAAAGGGGTGCTAATTTTTATAGCGGCTTTTATTTTGTTTGAAGTTTTAATAGAGATTTTGATTTTGATAGGGGTCTATCAGCCAAATTTTCAATAA
- the glmS gene encoding glutamine--fructose-6-phosphate transaminase (isomerizing), which translates to MCGIYGYVGSNNPVKKAIEGLKKLEYRGYDSAGIAGVKDGKILSCKEVGKVSRLEEEIEKSHLSLDVAISHTRWATHGEPSQINAHPHFDDKKSLAVVHNGIIENYQGLKDELKKKGVEFLSDTDTEVVAHLISHFYKGDLVQAVKETVQLLKGAFALAIVHKDHPDSIVAVAHESPMVIGIGNEEAFIASDPNSFAPHTRKVVFLSNSEIALVKKDKLEVFSSDMERLEKKQEELKVGVYDSSKGQFEHYTLKEIFEQPQTIRNALSGKINEELGTAVFTGLQQELPRLGSVSRILILACGTSWHAGYVASYLFEEFSRIPVQVEISSEFRYKNPILNENALVIAISQSGETADTLAAVRELKAKGAKVLALCNVQGSSLARESDYTIFLNAGPEVGVCSTKAFTSQLTILSLLALLLARMRHLSRDEGVRFLNHLNKLPDLVKSILEEREIIRGIAKKYSSFDNFFFLGRQYMYPTALEGALKLKEISYINANGYPAGEMKHGPIALINPDCPTVALTTNKKTYAKMLSNIMEVKARKGPVIAIASKDEKDVDRIADDVIFIPETIDSLSPILATIATQLLAYYIAYERGESIDQPRNLAKSVTVE; encoded by the coding sequence ATGTGTGGTATTTATGGTTATGTAGGCTCTAATAATCCTGTTAAGAAAGCCATTGAAGGGTTAAAGAAATTAGAGTATCGCGGGTATGATTCAGCAGGCATAGCCGGTGTAAAAGATGGCAAAATTTTAAGTTGCAAGGAAGTTGGCAAAGTATCTCGGCTTGAAGAAGAGATTGAAAAGTCTCATTTAAGCTTGGATGTCGCCATTTCCCATACAAGATGGGCAACCCACGGAGAGCCTTCTCAAATCAACGCCCACCCTCATTTCGATGATAAAAAATCTCTTGCTGTCGTCCATAATGGCATTATTGAAAATTATCAAGGGCTGAAAGACGAGCTTAAGAAAAAGGGGGTCGAGTTTCTTTCAGACACAGATACCGAAGTTGTAGCTCACCTAATTTCTCATTTCTATAAAGGAGATCTTGTCCAAGCGGTTAAAGAAACAGTACAGCTTTTAAAAGGGGCTTTTGCACTTGCGATTGTTCATAAAGACCATCCTGATTCAATTGTAGCTGTGGCCCATGAATCTCCTATGGTGATCGGCATTGGAAATGAAGAGGCTTTCATTGCATCAGACCCTAATTCTTTTGCTCCGCATACAAGAAAAGTCGTCTTCCTCTCCAACTCTGAAATTGCGCTTGTGAAAAAAGATAAGTTAGAAGTCTTTAGTTCTGATATGGAACGGCTTGAGAAAAAACAAGAAGAGCTTAAAGTTGGGGTTTATGACTCTTCCAAAGGTCAATTTGAACACTATACTTTAAAAGAAATTTTTGAGCAGCCTCAGACGATTAGAAATGCGCTTTCTGGAAAAATAAATGAAGAGCTTGGCACAGCTGTTTTTACAGGTTTGCAGCAGGAGCTTCCTCGTCTTGGTAGTGTAAGCCGTATTCTTATTTTAGCATGCGGCACTTCTTGGCATGCCGGTTATGTGGCCTCATACCTTTTTGAAGAATTCTCAAGAATTCCTGTCCAAGTTGAAATATCTTCTGAGTTTCGCTACAAAAATCCTATTCTCAATGAGAATGCTCTTGTTATTGCCATCAGTCAATCGGGTGAAACAGCAGATACTTTAGCGGCGGTACGTGAATTAAAAGCAAAAGGGGCTAAGGTCTTAGCGCTTTGCAATGTTCAAGGTTCTTCTCTTGCAAGAGAGTCGGACTATACCATTTTCCTAAATGCGGGTCCGGAAGTTGGGGTTTGCTCAACAAAAGCCTTCACAAGCCAATTAACTATTTTAAGTTTATTAGCTCTCCTTCTTGCAAGAATGCGTCATTTAAGCCGGGATGAAGGAGTTCGATTCCTAAATCACTTGAATAAGCTTCCGGATTTAGTCAAATCAATTCTTGAAGAGCGGGAAATTATCAGGGGGATCGCAAAAAAATACAGCTCTTTCGACAACTTCTTTTTCCTCGGCCGTCAATACATGTACCCGACGGCTTTAGAAGGCGCCCTTAAATTAAAAGAAATTTCTTATATTAATGCGAATGGGTATCCGGCGGGTGAAATGAAACATGGCCCTATTGCTTTGATCAACCCTGACTGTCCGACGGTTGCTTTAACTACAAACAAGAAGACATACGCTAAAATGTTAAGCAATATAATGGAGGTTAAAGCAAGAAAAGGACCCGTGATTGCGATTGCTTCAAAAGATGAAAAGGATGTCGATCGCATAGCCGATGATGTCATTTTTATCCCTGAGACGATTGACTCTTTGTCTCCGATTTTAGCAACCATTGCAACACAACTTCTCGCCTATTACATTGCTTATGAAAGAGGGGAGTCTATTGATCAGCCAAGAAATCTTGCTAAATCAGTGACTGTAGAATAA
- the glmM gene encoding phosphoglucosamine mutase translates to MKNKIFGTDGVRGRANQYPMTVEVALALGRAAGLFFREKNKKSRVVIGKDTRLSCYMFENALISGLCSMGVDTLMVGPLPTPGVAFITRAYRADAGIVISASHNPFYDNGIKFFSSEGIKFSDEWETQIENLVANNVFSEDLPKDNEIGKNAKVNDADGRYIEYAKATFPRKMNLNGLKIALDCAHGAAHRVAPFIFRELDAEVYSYGVQPNGLNINDHCGALHPGYVQEAVKRHHANIGIALDGDADRIMLVDEKGTIHDGDVILGICAKNYLEKNKLKNKKIVSTVMANYGFIKAMEDLGLEVIQAPVGDRYVIQEMLRHDLNLGGEQSGHLIFSDYNTTGDGLVSALQVLSIMKEKNEPLSSLASFIEKYPQVCINIPVKDKPDLNKIEPIQKSIHQAEEKLNKSGRVLVRYSGTEKICRVMVEGKSKEAVQELADSIASSVKNEIGSNK, encoded by the coding sequence ATGAAGAATAAGATTTTTGGAACCGATGGCGTAAGAGGCCGGGCTAACCAATACCCTATGACTGTTGAAGTTGCATTAGCGTTAGGCCGGGCAGCGGGATTGTTTTTTAGAGAAAAAAATAAAAAAAGCCGAGTGGTGATTGGCAAAGATACGAGGCTTTCATGCTATATGTTTGAAAACGCTCTAATTTCAGGACTATGTTCTATGGGGGTGGATACTTTGATGGTGGGACCCTTGCCAACTCCGGGTGTCGCTTTTATCACGCGTGCTTATCGAGCGGACGCGGGTATTGTTATTTCTGCATCGCATAATCCCTTTTATGACAACGGTATAAAATTTTTCTCCTCAGAAGGGATTAAATTTTCCGATGAATGGGAAACCCAAATTGAAAACCTTGTGGCTAACAATGTTTTTAGTGAAGATTTGCCAAAAGATAATGAGATCGGTAAAAACGCTAAGGTAAACGACGCCGATGGAAGGTACATTGAATACGCGAAAGCCACCTTCCCGCGAAAAATGAATTTAAATGGTTTAAAGATAGCTCTTGATTGCGCTCATGGCGCAGCTCATAGAGTAGCTCCTTTTATTTTTAGAGAGTTGGATGCGGAAGTTTATTCCTACGGGGTGCAGCCAAATGGCCTTAACATTAATGATCATTGCGGAGCTCTTCATCCAGGATATGTTCAAGAAGCGGTTAAACGTCATCATGCCAATATAGGCATCGCGCTTGACGGAGATGCTGATAGGATTATGTTGGTTGATGAAAAGGGAACGATTCATGACGGAGATGTTATTTTAGGCATCTGCGCTAAAAACTATCTTGAAAAAAATAAGCTTAAGAATAAGAAAATTGTTTCCACAGTCATGGCAAACTACGGTTTTATCAAGGCCATGGAAGATCTTGGTTTAGAAGTTATTCAAGCGCCGGTTGGAGATCGTTATGTCATCCAAGAAATGCTTAGACATGATTTAAATCTTGGAGGCGAGCAAAGCGGCCATCTTATTTTTTCAGATTACAACACGACAGGCGACGGTCTTGTCTCTGCGCTGCAAGTTTTAAGCATCATGAAAGAAAAAAATGAACCCTTAAGTTCACTTGCTTCGTTTATAGAAAAGTACCCTCAGGTTTGCATAAACATCCCTGTGAAGGATAAACCTGACTTAAATAAGATTGAGCCTATACAAAAAAGCATTCATCAGGCTGAGGAAAAACTGAATAAATCAGGAAGGGTGCTCGTACGCTATTCTGGCACTGAAAAAATATGCCGCGTGATGGTCGAAGGAAAAAGTAAAGAAGCTGTCCAGGAACTTGCAGATAGCATTGCTTCGAGTGTAAAAAATGAAATTGGTTCGAATAAGTAG
- the pcnB gene encoding polynucleotide adenylyltransferase PcnB, with protein MQQKIYFAPEHEINSKLIDPDAIYVIEKLKSSGYDAYLVGGSVRDLLTKKKPKDFDISTSAKPEEIKAIFQRRCILIGRRFRLAHIRFGHKVFEVSTFRAGDNDSESLILHDNIWGTPQEDVLRRDFTINGLFYDPSSHSVIDYVGGWKDIHEGVLKTIGDPAIRFKQDPVRMIRLVKFAARLKFKINPDAEAALQSCKNDILKSSPSRILEEFFRMLESGAAAPFFKLMISYGMLDMLFPSLNQFLRSAKGSETFRFLKAVDAIHQQSDKTFDRSVLTACLLFPILEEELKNEFLSKELKPHLGEIIITISNIIKAFVTHSFSHFPRRLNALASYILSTQYRFTPFSGKRHHKPKILHHKEFPLALQFFKIRSILDNELSPLFESWKKVYLQEMHHGKQHGSHSHKERPYISRRKHTEGRQRNAPSAERH; from the coding sequence TTGCAGCAAAAAATTTATTTCGCACCTGAACATGAAATCAATTCTAAGTTAATCGATCCGGATGCCATCTATGTGATCGAAAAGCTTAAGAGTTCCGGATATGACGCTTATCTTGTAGGCGGTAGCGTTCGCGATCTCCTAACCAAAAAAAAACCTAAAGATTTTGATATTTCAACGTCAGCCAAACCGGAAGAAATCAAAGCCATTTTTCAAAGACGCTGTATTTTAATTGGAAGAAGATTTCGACTCGCCCATATTCGTTTTGGCCACAAGGTCTTTGAAGTCTCTACCTTCCGCGCCGGAGACAATGACTCTGAAAGCCTGATTCTTCATGACAACATCTGGGGCACACCGCAAGAAGATGTTTTAAGGCGGGATTTCACAATCAACGGCCTATTTTACGACCCCTCGAGCCATTCTGTCATCGACTATGTCGGCGGCTGGAAGGATATTCATGAAGGGGTATTAAAAACGATCGGCGATCCGGCTATTCGCTTTAAGCAAGACCCCGTGCGGATGATTCGTTTAGTAAAGTTTGCCGCCAGATTAAAATTTAAAATTAACCCTGACGCCGAAGCTGCCCTTCAAAGCTGTAAAAATGATATTTTAAAAAGCTCTCCGTCAAGGATTTTGGAAGAGTTCTTCAGAATGCTTGAATCCGGCGCTGCCGCCCCTTTCTTTAAACTGATGATTTCGTACGGCATGCTGGATATGCTTTTTCCTTCCCTTAATCAATTTTTAAGAAGCGCTAAAGGATCTGAGACTTTTAGGTTTTTAAAAGCTGTCGATGCGATTCACCAGCAGTCGGATAAAACCTTTGATCGATCGGTTTTAACCGCTTGTCTTCTCTTTCCGATCTTGGAAGAAGAGCTAAAAAACGAATTTCTCTCAAAAGAGTTAAAACCCCATCTTGGCGAGATTATCATCACCATCTCAAACATTATTAAAGCTTTTGTCACTCATTCATTTTCACATTTTCCAAGAAGATTGAACGCTCTCGCAAGCTACATTTTATCGACCCAGTATCGTTTTACTCCTTTTTCCGGAAAAAGGCATCATAAGCCTAAAATTTTGCATCACAAAGAATTTCCTTTAGCCTTGCAATTTTTTAAAATTCGATCCATTCTGGACAATGAATTATCGCCTCTTTTCGAATCATGGAAAAAAGTTTATCTTCAAGAAATGCATCATGGAAAGCAGCACGGATCCCACTCCCATAAGGAAAGACCCTATATTTCCAGAAGGAAACATACAGAAGGACGACAAAGAAACGCTCCAAGCGCCGAACGGCATTGA
- a CDS encoding glycosyltransferase family 2 protein encodes MKIKYSLVIPLKNEEGNIEKLIEEIEAVMPALNEPFEVICIDDGSTDSTLQILKNLVLSKKFLKVLVFSNNFGQSSAFDAGFKAAQGQIVITLDGDRQNDPKDIPKLIEAINSGFDLVLGVRQKRKDTFSKRWISKIANKVRSFVCKDGVSDTGCSLKAYRKEALNKIKLFHGMHRFLPALFLMEGLKIKEIKVSHRERASGKTKYHFFNRSLNTVYDMLAVRWMLKRTLVYKIEKELP; translated from the coding sequence ATGAAAATTAAATACTCGCTTGTCATTCCTTTAAAAAATGAAGAAGGAAACATAGAAAAACTTATTGAAGAAATCGAAGCTGTTATGCCGGCTCTTAACGAGCCTTTCGAAGTCATTTGCATTGATGACGGCTCAACTGATTCTACCCTTCAGATTTTAAAAAATCTCGTGCTTTCTAAAAAATTTTTAAAAGTGTTGGTTTTTTCGAATAACTTTGGCCAATCAAGCGCCTTTGATGCCGGTTTTAAAGCAGCGCAAGGCCAGATCGTGATCACACTTGATGGCGATAGGCAAAATGACCCAAAAGATATTCCAAAGCTAATCGAAGCTATAAATTCAGGCTTTGATCTTGTTTTAGGCGTAAGGCAAAAAAGAAAAGATACTTTTTCAAAACGTTGGATTTCAAAAATTGCGAACAAGGTCCGAAGCTTTGTCTGTAAAGATGGGGTAAGCGATACGGGCTGCTCTTTAAAAGCCTATCGAAAAGAAGCTTTAAATAAAATTAAGCTTTTTCACGGAATGCACCGTTTTTTACCCGCTTTATTTCTTATGGAAGGCTTAAAGATTAAAGAAATTAAAGTTTCGCATAGGGAAAGAGCGTCCGGAAAAACCAAGTACCACTTTTTTAACCGCTCGCTCAACACAGTTTATGATATGCTTGCAGTCCGCTGGATGCTAAAGCGAACGCTTGTTTACAAAATTGAAAAAGAGCTTCCCTAA
- a CDS encoding lipid-A-disaccharide synthase N-terminal domain-containing protein: protein MASFQELLYPLGFISTFFFGLRTLSQWGVSEVKKRSSVPKIFWHFSLAGNLSLLLHSLIQLQYHVSIVQAINAIISIRNLDLLKGTHQRLSLKSTLFLGFANLLLVSLYFNFQTLWFEGDPKWFRSPFSPLNFNDGFLFYIWHGFGVLGLFLFNSRFWYQWWRSEKNRISTLDKTFWQISFIGSFFCLFYFLTQLDVVNAIGPVGNLIPILRNLMLIKKEERVS, encoded by the coding sequence ATGGCTTCTTTTCAAGAATTACTCTATCCTTTGGGTTTTATCTCCACCTTTTTTTTTGGTCTTCGCACCTTAAGCCAATGGGGGGTTAGCGAAGTCAAAAAAAGAAGCTCTGTTCCTAAAATTTTCTGGCATTTTTCGCTTGCCGGCAATCTTTCGCTTTTATTGCATAGCTTGATACAATTGCAATACCATGTCTCTATCGTTCAAGCCATTAATGCGATTATTTCAATCCGCAATCTTGATCTTTTAAAAGGGACGCATCAAAGGCTATCGTTAAAAAGCACTCTTTTTTTAGGTTTTGCAAATCTTCTATTAGTTTCACTCTATTTCAATTTTCAAACTCTATGGTTTGAAGGCGACCCCAAATGGTTTAGAAGCCCATTTTCACCCCTTAACTTTAATGATGGTTTTTTATTTTATATCTGGCATGGATTTGGAGTTTTAGGTTTATTTCTCTTCAACAGCCGATTTTGGTATCAATGGTGGCGTTCAGAAAAAAATCGGATAAGCACCCTTGATAAAACGTTTTGGCAAATTAGTTTTATAGGGAGTTTTTTTTGTCTCTTTTATTTTTTAACTCAGCTGGATGTGGTGAATGCCATCGGCCCGGTCGGCAATTTAATTCCCATCCTAAGAAACTTAATGTTAATAAAAAAAGAAGAGAGGGTCTCTTAA
- the lpxB gene encoding lipid-A-disaccharide synthase, which translates to MNPNVFLFAGEDSGDIHGEVLVSLLASQNKDDELWGVGGKRMRKAGLKALFPTESFMVMGFQDVLFNLPSLIKKFYKIRNAILKKSPKAVILIDYPEFNLLLAKSLRKKGFKGKIVQMICPTVWAWRKSRIKTLEKCFDLLLTIYPFEKELFKNSSLKVEYIGNPVAEKIANHPYLTHWNLNFELNLNQPLLSLFPGSRTKEIERNFIKQLESAKLLLDSFPDLQLAISVARPNLLTKMKQILKKSPLSKKRRKIAFIPQELSYELMRSTTAAIAKCGTVTLELALHGCPTLVTYETSFLNRFLAKYLFRLKLPHFSIANILAEKTIFPEFIRNPENPVCYANTLRPYLTQTLERQKILIECQKVKEMLKIENGKERLLKAITPFIT; encoded by the coding sequence GTGAATCCGAACGTGTTCCTTTTTGCCGGAGAAGATAGCGGCGATATTCATGGCGAAGTTCTAGTTTCCCTTTTAGCTTCTCAAAACAAAGACGATGAACTTTGGGGTGTCGGCGGAAAAAGGATGAGAAAAGCCGGGTTGAAAGCGCTTTTTCCGACAGAAAGTTTTATGGTGATGGGTTTCCAAGATGTTCTTTTTAATCTGCCCTCCCTTATAAAAAAATTTTATAAAATAAGAAATGCCATCTTAAAGAAATCGCCAAAAGCTGTAATTTTAATCGATTACCCGGAATTTAATTTATTGCTCGCAAAATCCCTTAGAAAAAAAGGATTCAAGGGGAAAATCGTTCAAATGATCTGCCCAACTGTCTGGGCCTGGCGAAAATCGAGGATCAAAACATTAGAAAAATGCTTCGATCTTCTTTTAACCATCTACCCCTTTGAGAAAGAGCTATTTAAAAATAGCTCTTTAAAAGTTGAGTACATTGGCAATCCCGTCGCTGAAAAAATAGCCAACCACCCTTATCTCACTCATTGGAATTTGAATTTCGAGCTTAATTTAAACCAGCCGCTCCTCTCTCTTTTTCCGGGAAGCCGCACTAAAGAAATCGAAAGAAATTTTATTAAACAGCTTGAAAGTGCAAAACTTCTTTTAGATTCTTTTCCCGATCTTCAGTTGGCAATTTCTGTGGCAAGGCCCAATTTATTGACGAAGATGAAGCAAATCTTAAAGAAAAGCCCATTATCCAAGAAAAGAAGAAAAATAGCTTTTATTCCTCAGGAACTAAGCTATGAGCTTATGCGATCTACAACTGCTGCTATCGCCAAATGCGGGACCGTGACCTTGGAGCTTGCTCTCCATGGCTGTCCAACTCTTGTCACGTACGAAACCTCTTTTCTGAATCGCTTCTTAGCTAAATACCTCTTTCGGTTGAAACTGCCCCATTTTTCAATTGCTAATATCCTCGCAGAAAAAACTATTTTTCCTGAGTTTATAAGAAACCCGGAAAACCCGGTCTGTTACGCGAACACACTTAGGCCTTATCTCACGCAAACTTTAGAAAGGCAAAAAATTTTGATAGAGTGTCAAAAAGTCAAGGAAATGCTTAAGATAGAAAATGGAAAAGAAAGACTTTTAAAAGCGATTACCCCCTTTATCACGTAA